From the Lathyrus oleraceus cultivar Zhongwan6 chromosome 4, CAAS_Psat_ZW6_1.0, whole genome shotgun sequence genome, one window contains:
- the LOC127137408 gene encoding uncharacterized protein LOC127137408: MAGEQHSDHSRPLVNYNMDDGPPSHETDARDGHPSTPSPEPQNNGDASHAHNLGAETFHPIPVPVEGDAVMIAMVNALNQAGSMLHQQHERIMALEAERQEARPQPVSRIQQRSEPTKKRGRRSPEPHVSRARARRDGGRAGTSPRRGHSPDNNELSPLRSDEEDLHCPLSRAIMEAPLPKGMEKPPNLAVYDGTTDPDDHVDNVNAMLDYRNDITGHLKCRLFSTTLRKGAMTWYKSLAPESITSWRVMRSMFTRHFTASRRHPKTETTLEAIVQKKNETLRSYIERFNQEAVEVDTTEHMKKYLLERGLLPGSELSRAVGIEPPRTLNELLHKAQAYIRYEEKQVAHNARSGRNAGETEHSKREDTSISRRNGDKRREERPRELREGRGPAGRYSEYTLLTAPRERILAECINSEFKQGRVRFPKPSAPKPHTDKSKYCRFHRSHGHVTEDCVHLKDAIEILIQEGHLKQYTRKNEAPRHDEPEKKRPREDTPPDNSPYQVALCVSRPEDFFLPEPLPEGKITALSPWENFPTTLVISGGGTNGESAALSVKRKFDELLLTAPEQKATLTKYRGKSNPISFFLEELPGGSPNSGIPLLIRAKMAQFDVRRILVDQGSSVDIMYVHLFKTLKLDKANLAPYVGSDLQGFNGATTRPWGYVELLVTFGEQETAREVKIQFLVVDCPSLYNCIFGRPTLAELTAVPSTVHLKMKYYTKLGRVVTIHGDIEAARRCYDAAVKGQAVVSTKSNCNNKKLRTGDPARGVNAIDLDCRIGLDETEEGRFPKERSLGHPVRPIPDGEFELIPLGDDPERTVKIGKGLPEETREELVACLKENSDLFAWNAAEMPGLDPEIACHKLALDRAAKPIAQRRRKQSPEKAEAAERAVKDLLEANFISEAQYTTWLSNVVLVKKNNGKWRMCVDYTDLNRACPKDAFPLPNIDMLVDNSAGFKLLSFMDAYSGYNQIPMSPTDKKHTAFMTPTGNYYYNVMPFGLKNAGATYQRMMNKVFKDEIGDMLEVYMDDMIVKSHEEITHARHLAKVFEQARQCKMRFNPEKCTFGVRAGKFLGFYLTDRGIEANPDKCRAFSEFPTPKTKKSIQSLNGVLASLSRFIAKSAQHALPFFRLLRKEATFDWTDECEQALLHLKKVLSQPPVLSRPSEQETLYLYLSVATEAVSAVLIRETDEGQKPIYFTSKALQGPELRYQQIEKVALALINTARRLRYYFLAHTIKVRTDQPIKQLLGRPDMAGRMLKWSLELSEFDIQYESRKALKAQALADFVAEMTHCPTPAESAHKWTIFVDGASSTSGSGAGIILENEEGILIEALVTDNGTQFTDGGFQDFIASLGTTQHFTSVEHPQTNGQAEAANRVILRGLKRRLGEAKRAWVEELHSVLWAYRTTPHSTTGETPFRLTYGTEAVIPVEIRAPTRRTEEPLDEEMNDETLRAELDLVEEIRSEAALRETTLKQKIALRHDAKVIKREFQVGTLVLRRNQKNPREGKLAANWEGPYRVRDKTSNGAYYLENLQGEQLARPWNAEKLRQYYS, encoded by the exons ATGGCCGGAGAACAACATAGCGATCACAGCCGTCCCCTCGTCAACTACAATATGGACGACGGCCCGCCATCCCATGAAACGGACGCTCGGGACGGTCATCCATCCACCCCGTCTCCAGAGCCCCAAAACAACGGGGATGCCTCTCACGCCCACAATTTAGGGGCAGAGACATTTCATCCCATTCCCGTTCCCGTTGAAGGAGACGCCGTAATGATTGCCATGGTGAATGCCCTCAATCAGGCCGGTTCTATGCTCCACCAGCAGCACGAACGAATCATGGCCCTCGAAGCCGAACGACAAGAGGCCCGACCCCAGCCGGTGAGTAGGATACAACAACGTTCGGAGCCAACGAAGAAGCGAGGACGTCGCTCTCCAGAACCCCACGTCAGCAGGGCACGCGCCCGTCGTGACGGTGGTCGAGCGGGAACATCACCAAGGCGCGGACACAGCCCCGACAACAACGAACTGTCTCCCTTAAGGAGCGACGAGGAAGATTTGCATTGCCCCCTATCTCGGGCAATAATGGAAGCCCCGCTCCCCAAAGGCATGGAGAAACCACCAAATCTAGCTGTGTACGACGGGACTACAGATCCCGACGATCACGTCGACAACGTCAACGCGATGCTCGACTACCGCAATGATATAACCGGGCACCTCAAATGCCGACTGTTCTCGACGACCCTCAGGAAAGGGGCCATGACTTGGTACAAAAGCTTGGCCCCTGAGTCCATTACGTCATGGAGAGTCATGAGGTCCATGTTCACCAGGCACTTTACAGCTTCCCGTCGTCACCCCAAGACTGAGACGACCCTTGAAGCCATAGtgcagaagaagaatgaaacACTGCGCTCATACATCGAGCGATTCAACCAGGAAGCTGTCGAGGTAGATACCACCGAGCATATGAAGAAGTATCTCCTCGAGAGAGGTCTCTTGCCCGGCAGCGAACTTAGCAGAGCCGTAGGGATCGAGCCTCCCCGCACCTTAAACGAGCTCCTGCATAAAGCCCAGGCCTACATCAGATACGAGGAAAAGCAGGTGGCACACAATGCCCGCAGCGGACGTAACGCTGGGGAGACCGAGCACTCAAAACGCGAGGACACGAGCATTTCCCGTCGCAACGGAGACAAACGAAGGGAAGAAAGACCTCGCGAGCTCCGGGAAGGAAGAGGCCCCGCGGGCAGATATAGCGAGTACACCTTACTGACAGCTCCTCGAGAGCGTATCCTCGCAGAATGTATCAACTCTGAATTTAAGCAGGGCAGGGTCAGGTTCCCAAAACCGTCTGCACCAAAGCCCCACACCGACAAATCAAAGTACTGCCGGTTCCACAGAAGTCACGGGCACGTGACCGAAGACTGCGTCCACCTGAAGGATGCGATAGAAATTTTAATCCAAGAGGGGCACCTGAAGCAGTATACGAGGAAGAACGAAGCTCCCAGACACGACGAGCCAGAGAAGAAGAGACCCCGGGAAGACACACCCCCTGACAACTCTCCCTATCAAGTGGCCCTCTGCGTGTCACGACCGGAAGATTTCTTCCTCCCCGAACCATTGCCCGAGGGCAAGATCACTGCACTCAGCCCCTGGGAAAACTTCCCTACCACACTGGTGATATCAGGAGGAGGAACTAACGGGGAATCCGCGGCCCTCTCCGTCAAACGTAAGTTCGACGAACTCCTACTGACTGCCCCCGAGCAGAAAGCGACATTGACAAAATACCGGGGAAAATCCAACCCAATATCCTTCTTCCTGGAGGAACTCCCGGGCGGATCCCCGAACTCGGGCATCCCACTATTGATAAGGGCAAAGATGGCCCAATTCGACGTACGACGCATCCTGGTCGACCAAGGCAGCTCAGTGGATATCATGTACGTCCACCTCTTCAAGACTCTGAAGCTAGACAAGGCCAACTTAGCCCCCTACGTCGGATCAGATCTCCAAGGATTCAACGGAGCAACAACCAGACCGTGGGGATATGTTGAGCTCCTCGTCACCTTCGGCGAACAAGAAACGGCCAGGGAAGTCAAAATCCAATTCCTGGTCGTAGACTGTCCGTCTCTCTACAATTGCATCTTTGGACGCCCGACACTGGCCGAACTCACCGCGGTCCCATCCACCGTCCACCTAAAGATGAAATACTACACCAAATTGGGACGTGTGGTCACCATCCATGGTGACATCGAAGCAGCCCGGCGATGCTACGACGCCGCAGTAAAAGGACAGGCCGTAGTCAGCACGAAGAGCAACTGCAACAACAAAAAACTCAGGACCGGGGATCCTGCCCGAGGAGTCAACGCCATCGACCTCGACTGTCGCATCGGGCTGGACGAGACCGAAGAGGGGAGGTTCCCCAAGGAACGCTCTCTCGGACACCCGGTCCGACCAATCCCCGACGGAGAGTTCGAACTCATTCCTCTTGGGGACGATCCGGAAAGGACGGTGAAGATAGGTAAGGGACTACCCGAGGAAACAAGAGAAGAGCTAGTAGCATGCCTCAAAGAGAACTCCGACCTCTTCGCGTGGAATGCCGCAGAAATGCCCGGGCTGGACCCCGAGATCGCGTGTCATAAGCTAGCTCTAGACCGGGCAGCCAAGCCCATAGCACAGCGTAGACGCAAGCAATCGCCCGAAAAGGCAGAGGCTGCCGAGCGAGCTGTAAAAGACCTCTTAGAGGCAAATTTTATTTCTGAAGCCCAGTACACAACCTGGCTCTCTAATGTAGTCCTCgttaagaaaaataatggaaaatggcgtatgtgtgttgattatactgATCTTAATAGGGCTTGCCCGAAAGATGCTTTCCCCCTCCCTAATATAGACATGCTCGTTGACAACTCTGCAGGTTTTAAACTCTTGTCCTTCATGGACGCATATAGTGGATACAACCAGATCCCTATGTCGCCCACAGACAAGAAACACACAGCGTTCATGACCCCAACGGGCAATTACTATTACAACGTGATGCCGTTCGGGCTCAAGAACGCTGGCGCTACATACCAACGCATGATGAACAAAGTCTTCAAGGACGAAATAGGGGACATGCTCGAAGTATACATGGACGACATGATCGTCAAATCACACGAGGAGATAACCCATGCTCGACACCTTGCGAAGGTATTCGAGCAGGCGAGACAGTGTAAAATGAGGTTCAACCCCGAAAAATGCACGTTCGGAGTCCGGGCAGGCAAGTTCCTCGGTTTCTATCTCACCGATAGAGGGATAGAGGCCAACCCCGACAAATGCCGGGCATTCTCGGAGTTTCCGACCCCGAAAACCAAAAAATCGATCCAGTCACTCAATGGAGTGCTCGCCTCACTCTCCCGTTTCATCGCCAAGTCCGCCCAGCACGCATTGCCATTCTTCAGACTCCTTCGCAAAGAGGCTACCTTCGACTGGACCGATGAATGCGAGCAAGCGTTACTCCATCTAAAGAAGGTTCTGTCCCAACCCCCGGTCTTATCACGGCCATCAGAACAGGAAACCCTATACTTATACCTATCCGTGGCAACCGAGGCCGTCAGCGCCGTTCTAATAAGAGAAACCGACGAAGGACAAAAGCCCATCTATTTTACGAGTAAAGCACTCCAAGGCCCCGAGCTCCGATATCAGCAAATCGAAAAGGTCGCCCTGGCCCTCATCAACACAGCGAGGAGACTACGATATTACTTCCTCGCACACACGATAAAGGTGAGGACCGACCAGCCAATCAAACAGCTGCTCGGGCGCCCGGATATGGCCGGGAGGATGCTCAAATGGTCACTAGAACTCTCCGAATTCGACATACAATACGAAAGTAGGAAAGCCTTGAAAGCTCAGGCACTGGCCGACTTCGTCGCGGAGATGACCCACTGCCCGACTCCAGCAGAAAGCGCCCACAAATGGACGATCTTCGTCGATGGCGCCTCTAGCACATCAGGCAGCGGGGCCGGGATCATCCTCGAAAATGAAGAAGGGATCCTGATAGAG GCACTTGTCACAGACAACGGGACACAATTCACGGACGGAGGATTCCAGGACTTCATCGCCAGCCTGGGCACCACACAGCATTTCACGTCTGTCGAGCATCCGCAGACGAACGGGCAAGCAGAGGCGGCCAACAGGGTAATCTTACGTGGCCTCAAACGCAGACTCGGTGAGGCAAAGAGGGCATGGGTCGAGGAGCTACATAGCGTGCTATGGGCCTACCGCACGACACCACATTCTACCACCGGGGAAACCCCGTTCCGACTAACTTACGGCACCGAGGCAGTCATCCCGGTGGAGATACGGGCGCCAACGAGGAGGACAGAGGAGCCCCTAGACGAGGAAATGAACGATGAAACCCTTAGAGCCGAGCTCGACCTAGTCGAGGAGATACGTTCCGAAGCAGCTCTCAGGGAAACAACCCTCAAACAAAAAATAGCACTACGCCATGACGCGAAAGTCATAAAAAGAGAGTTCCAGGTCGGCACCCTGGTCCTCAGAAGAAACCAGAAAAACCCGAGAGAGGGCAAACTGGCGGCCAACTGGGAAGGCCCTTACCGCGTCCGCGACAAAACGAGCAACGGGGCCTATTACCTAGAAAACCTACAAGGAGAACAACTCGCTCGACCATGGAACGCAGAAAAACTTAGACAATATTACAGCTAA